The sequence CAACTTTTTGATACGGGCATCGGTGGTTTCGCGCTGTTGAACCAGTTCGGTTTTAAATTTTTGCCCGCGGCTGCCCAAATGGCCAGCCGACATCCCGCGTTCTTTTTGTAACTCATGGACCAGATCACTGACATACACCGATAAATTCGCCAGCGCAATAATCTTCTCGGCCGATTGCATATCATCAATTTGCCGGACCATCACAAATGACGACATCAACAGCAAACCCGTAAGGGGCAATAAGGAGATTAAGGCAATTTTATAGTTGAATTTCAACTTGTTTAGGCTAAACATCGTTTTCCTTCATTGAATCCCATAAATTCGAATTTTCGATTGCAGAGTGGACGATGTGGTTATGCCGGGGGGGATTAAGTCTTGTCATTCCTGCTCTGTGGGTTGGACCAGATTCCTGCGTATCAGGTAGTTGCTGCACATCGCAATGAAAATGTGATTTTTAGTATAGAGCATTGACTTGATTTGTTAATGGTTACGGCGTTTAAACGAGACGAATGGCCTCAAATAACGCTTCTAAGAGAGTAGGTCAAATTCAGTGTAACGTTAAAAAGGTATCTGCTCACCCCCTCCAATTTTAGTGGATGTAGGTGGTTGATTGAAAAGGCTTCTGCAACAGGGATGTTGCAGAGAGCTACAGGGACGTATTGATGCGTCCTTTGAAATCAAGCACCTACACCCTTAATTCAAAGCGGGCGAGTAGTTACGCTAAAAGTTGAGAATGATGGTTTTTGGGACCGTCTTGGATAAACCCTGTGTGCACAAAATTGGTGCCGGTTTTTGCTTTAATTTTGAATTTATGCACTAAACAGAGGCCATTAAATCAGCCGTCACTGTTCGCCAAGCTGTTTTTATAAACTGTTTAACTCTATGTTTTTATGAGTTAATAATTTTTAAATTAGCGATTAAATGAAAGTTGGCAACAGGTTTGCATAGTCAAGTGTAAATCCCCCAGTGCTGGGGTCTTAATCAAGCTCACTGTCGAGCAAACAAGACAAAGGCGTCTATCGTGCGAGGTTTCCCACCTCTCTCGCATGTAGACGCCTTTTTTTATGCCACATTTTCGGAATTTCTTATGAAACAGTTCAAAAATCACCTTTCCAAGCGATGGCTTACAGTTCTGACCGCTTCACTGTCTCTTTCGGTATTGACGTTTTCACCGGTAACCCAGGCTGTTGAAGGTATAGAAAAAGAAGACCTCAAATTCGGGTTTATCAAACTGACCGATATGGCACCGTTGGCGATTGCCTATGAAAAGGGCTTTTTTGAAGAAGAAGGGCTTTTTGTTCAGATCGAGGCACAGGCCAACTGGAAAGTGCTTTTAGACCGGGTTATCAACGGCGAATTGGACGGGGCCCATATGCTGGCCGGCCAGCCTTTGGGAGCCACCATCGGTTTTGGTACGAAAGCTGAAGTCGTTACGGCTTTCAGTATGGATCTAAATGGCAACGCAGTGACTGTCTCAAACGAGATCTGGCAGCAAATGAAACCCCATGTTCCCATGACGGATGGCAAACCTGTTCACCCGATTAAAGCCGACGCATTAAAACCCGTTATCGACAAATACAAAGCTGAAGGCAAGGCTTTTAATATGGGTATGGTCTTTCCGGTATCGACGCATAACTATGAATTAAGGTATTGGTTGGCCGCAGGGGGCATTAAGCCGGGCTTCTATGCGCCACCTCAAGATACCAACGGTCAAATTAATGCGGATGCTTTGTTGTCGGTTACGCCGCCACCGCAAATGCCCTCGACGCTGGAAGCCGGAACCATTTCCGGTTATTGCGTCGGCGAACCCTGGAATCAGCAAGCCGTATTTAAAGGTATAGGTGTACCGGTTGTCACTGATTATGAAATCTGGAAAAACAATCCGGAAAAAGTATTCGGTGTCAGCAAAACCTGGGCCGATAAATACCCGAACACTCATTTGGCGGTGGTCAAAGCTTTGATCAGGGCAGCGATGTGGCTTGATGCGGAGAACAATAAAAACCGTCCGGAAGCCGTTAAGATTCTATCAGACAGCAAGTATGTCGGTGCCGATTACAGCGTTATCGCTAACAGTATGACCGGAACTTTCGAATATGAAAAAGGCGACAAACGCTCCTTGCCCGATTTCAATGTGTTTTTTCGCTATAACGCAACTTATCCCTATTACAGCGATGCAATTTGGTATCTCACTCAAATGCGCCGCTGGGGTCAAATCAACGAATATAAGTCCGACGATTGGTATATGGAAATTGCCAAACAGGTTTATCGCCCTGATATTTACATGGCTGCGGCTAAAGAATTAATCGCCGAAGGAAAGGCCAAGCCCGGCGATTTTCCTTCCGGTAGTGAAACCGGTTTCAAGCCGCCACAAACAGAATTTATCGACGGTATTGTTTATGACGGGACCAAACCTAATGAATACCTGACGAAATTCCCGATCGGGTTGAAAGCCAAACAAAAAGTGGTCGATGGAAAAATTGTTGAGTAATTACACACAACCCGGGTTTGAGGCAATAACGGTTTTGAGCCTGGGTTTGGATGTCGCTTCAAGAGGCAAGAAAAATGAGCAATAAGTTAATCAAGTTTTTTACGATAACCGGACTGACCTGGTTTGTCCCTTTTGTAAAATTATGCTCCGGAGAAAATCCTGCCCATCAATTCAGGCAGATTTTGCAGATGATAGGGGTACCATTGCTTGCTTTCATCGTTTTTTTGGGGCTTTGGAGCGTAACGGCAGCCCGGATTCATACCAGCTTGGGCGCCATTCCGGGGCCGAGTGCGGTTTGGCATGAAGCGGGAACACTGTTGCAGGACCATTACACCGAACGTGAGAAAGCAACCCGCTTCTATGAACGCCAACGTTTAAGCAATGAGCAAAAACGGGCCAGTAATCCTGACGCCGACACCCGAGTGCGCAGCTATACGGGAAAACCGACTTACTTCGATCAGATTTTTACCAGTCTTTATACCGTCTTTGTCGGTTTTTCAATTGCCACTATTGTTGCTGTTCCGGTTGGTATTCTATGCGGCATGAATCCAGTCGTCAGAACCGGATTGAACCCGTTGATACAAATTTTTAAGCCGGTTTCTCCATTGGCCTGGTTGCCGATTGTGACGCTCGTAGTCAGTGCTCTTTATGTCAGTAATGACGACTCCTGGTTCGAAAAGGCATTTTTGACATCGGCGATTACTGTGACTTTATGTTCACTCTGGCCGACGCTGATCAATACGACCGTGGGTGTCTCATCGATTGACAGTGATCTGGTCAATGTCGGAAAAGTGTTAAAGCTAAACTGGGGTACGCAAATCAGAAAAATCATTCTGCCTTCCGCGCTGCCCTACATCTTTACCGGTATGCGCTTATCGCTGGGTGTGGGCTGGATGGTGTTAATTGCTGCGGAAATGCTGGCTCAAAATCCGGGACTGGGCAAATTTGTCTGGGACGAGTTTCAAAACGGCAGCTCCAATTCTTTGGGCCGCATCATGGTTGCGGTATTTACGATCGGCATAATCGGCTTCATTCTGGATCGCGTCATGCAATCATTGCAAAATGCATTTTCCTTCGGCCGCCAAATTTAATAGGGAGTCGTCATGTCAGCAGTTTTACGCAGTGTCGATGTTGAGGGCCGGTTGCCAGTGGTTAATCCGGTGATCAGTCAACACATTCAACCGGCGATTCAATTAAAACAAATTGCCAAATCTTATGGTGAAGGACATAACAAAACCTCGGTATTAAAAGATATCAATCTCAGTATCGAGGATGGCGAGTTTATCGCTATCGTCGGCTTTTCCGGCAGCGGTAAGACGACCTTGATTTCGATGATCGCAGGATTGATTCATCCCGATCAAGGGCAAATCCTGAAGTCCGGGTTACCGGTCAACTCACCGGGGCCGGATCGCGGCGTGGTGTTTCAGAATTATTCGCTGATGCCTTGGCTGACGGTGTTCGACAATGTCGCTTTGGCGGTTGATCAGGTTTATAAGCATTGGCCTGCCGCGCAACGCAAAGCGCAGACCGAAAAGTATATTCGAATGGTTAATCTGGGTGCGGCGATGGACAAAAAGCCGGCCGAATTGTCCGGTGGGATGCGTCAACGGGTTAATGTCGCACGGGCTTTGGCGGCCAATCCTGAAATTTTGTTGCTGGATGAGCCACTGAGTGCATTAGATGCGTTGACGAGAGGCAAGCTTCAGGACGAAATTCTGAAGATTTGGGAACAGGAGAAAAAAACCGTCATTTTAATTACCAACGATGTCGATGAAGCGATTTATATGGCTGACCGGGTAATCCCATTGAATCCAGGTCCCGGGGCTACCTTCGGACCCGAGTTCCGGGTCGGACTTGAGCGTCCCAGGGACAGAACCGAGCTGAATCATAACCCTGAATTTAAAAAATTGCGGGCTGAAATCACCCGCTATCTGATGCAGATCGGCATCGCCCAAACACAAGACACCGGGCAGGATAAAGTCGTTCTTCCCGATGTCAGGCCCAATACCAGCAATGATTGGAAGCTCGATCATTCGGCGCTAAAACCCAAGCTGGACGATAAAGAAAAACCGCGCTATCTGGAGTTTTCCAAATTGTCCAAAGTCTACCCGACTCCGAATGGTAACAGTTCGGTCAAGGTGGTTGACGGCTTCGATCTGATGATGAAAAAAGGCGAATTCATTTCAATCATCGGGCATTCCGGATGCGGAAAATCCACCGTGTTGTCGATGACGGCCGGACTTACCGGTATTTCTGAAGGCGGTATTGTTCTGGACAATAAGGAAATTGACGGAGCAGGACCCGATCGCGGAGTGGTATTCCAGGCACCCAGTTTGTTTCCCTGGTTGACCGCGTTTGAAAACGTCAGTCTGGGTGTCGATAAAGTCTATCCGCATGCGTCACAAAGCGAGCGCGACGACATTGTTGAATATTACCTGACCCGCGTGGGTTTAGCGGGGGCTCTGCATAAAAAAGCAGCCGAAATGTCCAACGGCATGCGCCAGCGAGTCGGAATTGCCAGAGCCTTTGCGCTTTCCCCCAAATTATTGTTACTGGATGAACCGTTCGGCATGCTGGACTCGTTGACCCGATGGGAGTTGCAAGAAGTGTTGATGGAAGTGTGGGAAAGAACCCATGTGACCGCGATTGTCGTGACTCATGATGTGGATGAGGCCATTCTTTTAGCCGATCGAGTTGTGATGATGACTAACGGTCCCCATGCCAAAATCGGCAAGATTGAAACCATCGATTTACCCAGGCCGCGAACCAGAAAAGCGTTACTCGACCATCCGGATTACTACCAATATCGGGAGAGTTTGCTGACTTTTCTGGCTGACTGCGAGTACACGCATTGACCCAATACAATGCTTGGGCATGAATAGGCATGACTACTCGCCCCATAAAATTGAAGGGGGTGAGCAGATACGAATAAGCATTCAATATATAAAGGGGATATCAATGTTTTCAACAAATACAATGAACAGGCAGGCCCGCTTCAGCAGAACTGCCGTTTACGCAGCGACGCTGCTGGCACTTACTACGGCCAGCGCGCATGCAACGGGCATCGACGAAGCTATCGAAAACGCGTTGAAATTGGGTCAAAAAGACGGCAAGTACGGTCAGGTGACTTTCGACCTGAATTACCGCTATGAATATGCCGATACCGAAAGCACTGCGCCCGAACCGGCACATGCCAATACCTTCCGTTTGCGTTTGGGTTACTTAACCCCTGATTTCTTTGGGTTTCAGGGTTTTGCCGAATACGAAAATCTTTATGCAGCGCAAAACGATTATAACGGTGTGACCTCAGGAGACAGGGACTACCATATTGTTGCCGATCCGGCCGATAAACACGAGCTTAACCAACTCTGGATCAGCTTTAAAGGCATACCGGATACCTTGATTAAAGGCGGTAGGCAGCGTATCAAAATCGATGATGACCGCTTTATCGGCAACGTCGGCTGGCGACAGATGGAAATGACTTACGATGCTGTCATGTTGACCAATACGTCCATTGCCGATTTGACGATTAAAGCCGGTTACATTGACGGGGTTCAAACGATCACGTCGCTTTATGACAAGACCGAACTGCCTTTTGTCAACGTGAATTACAGCTTGGGTAATTTGGGTAATGCCATCGCCTACGGGTATTGGTTGAAGTATGAAGAGGATACCGCGTTATTCGGACGTTCAAGTCAAACCTACGGCATCCGGACGCTAGGTTCTCCCAAGGTTAACGACATGTTAACGCTGCATTATATTGCCGAATACAGCTATCAGACCGATTACGAGAATAATCCCACCAGCTATGCAGCCGATCGTTATAACCTGATGGGCGGCTTGACGATGTTTGGCTTAACTGCAAAAGCGGCCATGGAGCAGCTCGATGGTTCCGGCAGTATCACGACCCCGGCAGGAAGAGGGGCCTTTCAAACGCCGCTAGGAACCAACCATGCCTTTCAAGGCTGGGCAGACCGGTTTTTGGTCACGCCGGGCACCGGTATTCGCGATGTCAACTTTACGCTGGCCAGCACCGTTATGACGGCCAATTTGATGTTCGTCTATCACAAATTAAGCGATGACACCGGTAACGTTGATTTCGGCGATGAATACGATTTTCAGATCACCAAGGCGTTCGGTAAACATTATTCCTTATTGGCCAAATACGCTTACTACGTTGCGGATGACAATGCCCCGCTATTTGCGCAGAACGACACTCAAAAAATCTGGCTGCAAGGCAATATTGCATTTTAATTCGTAATCGGGATGCAGCCAGGCAAAATCAGGGTGTGACGTGTTGAAATCAGCTCATTTCTCCTCGCTTCATTGGCGAAATGAGTTGAAGCGATGTCCGCGTCGCAACGAGATAGACTTGATTTCCGGAGAAACAATGAAACAGAAACTGGTGGTGATAGGTAACGGTATGGCTGGCATGCGTACCGTTGAAGCGTTAATCGAAGCGGCACCTGCACTCTATGACATTACTGTCTTCGGAGCTGAACCGCACGGCAATTACAATCGGATATTATTGACACCGGTATTGTTTGGCGAGAAGCGAATCGATGAAATCATGATTCACGATTTTGCCTGGTATCATAAGCACGGCATTACGCTTTATTGCGGTCCGGATAAAACGGTTATCGATGTCGATAGGGAAAAACAGAGAGTTCTTGCCAAGGACGGAACGCAGGCTTATTACGATAAATTATTGATTGCGACAGGCTCTGTACCGCTGATTTTGCCCATTCCGGGGCGCGATGCCGACGGCGTCATGAGTTTCCGGGAAATTGCCGATGTCGAGGCCATGATCAAAAAATCCGAAACCAGTCAGCATGCCGTGGTCCTGGGTGGCGGTTTATTGGGTCTTGAAGCATCCAATGGCTTGCAGCAACGCGGCATGAACGTTACCGTCGTCAATCGCGCCGGGCATTTGCTGAACCGGCAGCTCGATGATCAGGCCGGTAGCATGTTGAAGAAACAACTGGAAAGCAAAGGGCTTAGCTTTAAATTAGGCTGCACGATTAAAAATATTGCCAGCGATCAAGGTCATATCAGCCAGGTTGAACTCAGCGAC comes from Methylicorpusculum oleiharenae and encodes:
- a CDS encoding CmpA/NrtA family ABC transporter substrate-binding protein, with translation MKQFKNHLSKRWLTVLTASLSLSVLTFSPVTQAVEGIEKEDLKFGFIKLTDMAPLAIAYEKGFFEEEGLFVQIEAQANWKVLLDRVINGELDGAHMLAGQPLGATIGFGTKAEVVTAFSMDLNGNAVTVSNEIWQQMKPHVPMTDGKPVHPIKADALKPVIDKYKAEGKAFNMGMVFPVSTHNYELRYWLAAGGIKPGFYAPPQDTNGQINADALLSVTPPPQMPSTLEAGTISGYCVGEPWNQQAVFKGIGVPVVTDYEIWKNNPEKVFGVSKTWADKYPNTHLAVVKALIRAAMWLDAENNKNRPEAVKILSDSKYVGADYSVIANSMTGTFEYEKGDKRSLPDFNVFFRYNATYPYYSDAIWYLTQMRRWGQINEYKSDDWYMEIAKQVYRPDIYMAAAKELIAEGKAKPGDFPSGSETGFKPPQTEFIDGIVYDGTKPNEYLTKFPIGLKAKQKVVDGKIVE
- a CDS encoding ABC transporter permease, whose amino-acid sequence is MSNKLIKFFTITGLTWFVPFVKLCSGENPAHQFRQILQMIGVPLLAFIVFLGLWSVTAARIHTSLGAIPGPSAVWHEAGTLLQDHYTEREKATRFYERQRLSNEQKRASNPDADTRVRSYTGKPTYFDQIFTSLYTVFVGFSIATIVAVPVGILCGMNPVVRTGLNPLIQIFKPVSPLAWLPIVTLVVSALYVSNDDSWFEKAFLTSAITVTLCSLWPTLINTTVGVSSIDSDLVNVGKVLKLNWGTQIRKIILPSALPYIFTGMRLSLGVGWMVLIAAEMLAQNPGLGKFVWDEFQNGSSNSLGRIMVAVFTIGIIGFILDRVMQSLQNAFSFGRQI
- a CDS encoding ABC transporter ATP-binding protein, with the translated sequence MSAVLRSVDVEGRLPVVNPVISQHIQPAIQLKQIAKSYGEGHNKTSVLKDINLSIEDGEFIAIVGFSGSGKTTLISMIAGLIHPDQGQILKSGLPVNSPGPDRGVVFQNYSLMPWLTVFDNVALAVDQVYKHWPAAQRKAQTEKYIRMVNLGAAMDKKPAELSGGMRQRVNVARALAANPEILLLDEPLSALDALTRGKLQDEILKIWEQEKKTVILITNDVDEAIYMADRVIPLNPGPGATFGPEFRVGLERPRDRTELNHNPEFKKLRAEITRYLMQIGIAQTQDTGQDKVVLPDVRPNTSNDWKLDHSALKPKLDDKEKPRYLEFSKLSKVYPTPNGNSSVKVVDGFDLMMKKGEFISIIGHSGCGKSTVLSMTAGLTGISEGGIVLDNKEIDGAGPDRGVVFQAPSLFPWLTAFENVSLGVDKVYPHASQSERDDIVEYYLTRVGLAGALHKKAAEMSNGMRQRVGIARAFALSPKLLLLDEPFGMLDSLTRWELQEVLMEVWERTHVTAIVVTHDVDEAILLADRVVMMTNGPHAKIGKIETIDLPRPRTRKALLDHPDYYQYRESLLTFLADCEYTH
- a CDS encoding alginate export family protein, producing MFSTNTMNRQARFSRTAVYAATLLALTTASAHATGIDEAIENALKLGQKDGKYGQVTFDLNYRYEYADTESTAPEPAHANTFRLRLGYLTPDFFGFQGFAEYENLYAAQNDYNGVTSGDRDYHIVADPADKHELNQLWISFKGIPDTLIKGGRQRIKIDDDRFIGNVGWRQMEMTYDAVMLTNTSIADLTIKAGYIDGVQTITSLYDKTELPFVNVNYSLGNLGNAIAYGYWLKYEEDTALFGRSSQTYGIRTLGSPKVNDMLTLHYIAEYSYQTDYENNPTSYAADRYNLMGGLTMFGLTAKAAMEQLDGSGSITTPAGRGAFQTPLGTNHAFQGWADRFLVTPGTGIRDVNFTLASTVMTANLMFVYHKLSDDTGNVDFGDEYDFQITKAFGKHYSLLAKYAYYVADDNAPLFAQNDTQKIWLQGNIAF
- a CDS encoding NAD(P)/FAD-dependent oxidoreductase, coding for MKQKLVVIGNGMAGMRTVEALIEAAPALYDITVFGAEPHGNYNRILLTPVLFGEKRIDEIMIHDFAWYHKHGITLYCGPDKTVIDVDREKQRVLAKDGTQAYYDKLLIATGSVPLILPIPGRDADGVMSFREIADVEAMIKKSETSQHAVVLGGGLLGLEASNGLQQRGMNVTVVNRAGHLLNRQLDDQAGSMLKKQLESKGLSFKLGCTIKNIASDQGHISQVELSDGSVLQADLLIMATGILPNMTLARHIGLHCEQGIVVDDSLRTSDPAIYSVGECVQHRGELFGLVAPVYEQAKVCAQHLAHKKAPVYQSLQPATRLKVTGIDLFSAGDFTGEAGAEQIVFIDPALNIYKKITVKNSSIAGVLLYGDTADSAWYLDLLKNKTDISSLRDCLIFGQTPLSAAA